One Rossellomorea aquimaris DNA window includes the following coding sequences:
- the dxr gene encoding 1-deoxy-D-xylulose-5-phosphate reductoisomerase, translating to MKKISLLGATGSIGSQTLDVIRENPEEFKLTAMSVGRNIEEARKMILEFSPQLISVQRKEDAELLKKEMPSSLKVLYGEEGLVEVACHQDADILVNAVLGSVGLHPTLQAIEAGKMIAIANKETLVTAGHLVMEAARKKNTSLLPVDSEHSAIFQALQGEQEKNIEKLIITASGGSFRDRTREELVGVTVTEALNHPNWSMGAKITIDSASMMNKGLEVIEAHWLFDIPYDQIEVVQHRESIIHSMIQFHDSSVMAQLGTPDMRVPIQYALTYPDRLIRSGKRLDLVEMGKLHFEEMDLNRFRCLAFAYEAGRIGGSMTTVLNAANEAAVSMFLENKISFLDIEAYIEKAMSTHQVIHRPDLETIHEIDKQTRQLVSSWL from the coding sequence TTGAAAAAGATTAGCTTATTGGGAGCAACCGGTTCTATAGGGTCACAAACCCTTGATGTAATCCGTGAGAATCCTGAAGAATTCAAACTGACAGCTATGTCTGTTGGCAGAAATATAGAAGAAGCTAGAAAAATGATTCTGGAATTCAGTCCTCAATTGATTTCTGTTCAACGAAAAGAGGATGCTGAATTACTAAAGAAAGAAATGCCATCTTCCTTAAAGGTTCTTTATGGGGAAGAAGGCTTGGTTGAGGTGGCTTGCCATCAGGATGCAGACATACTAGTTAACGCAGTGCTTGGAAGCGTGGGACTTCACCCCACATTACAAGCCATAGAGGCAGGGAAAATGATTGCGATTGCCAATAAGGAAACGCTTGTAACGGCTGGCCATCTGGTGATGGAGGCTGCCCGGAAAAAGAATACTTCTTTACTGCCGGTTGATAGTGAGCACTCTGCCATATTCCAAGCGCTGCAGGGAGAACAAGAGAAGAATATTGAAAAACTGATCATTACAGCATCCGGAGGCAGCTTCAGAGACCGGACGAGAGAAGAATTAGTGGGTGTCACTGTAACAGAAGCCTTGAATCACCCGAACTGGTCAATGGGAGCAAAGATTACCATCGACTCTGCTTCAATGATGAACAAAGGGTTAGAGGTCATTGAAGCACATTGGTTATTTGATATTCCTTATGACCAAATAGAGGTAGTGCAGCATAGAGAGAGCATCATCCACTCCATGATTCAATTCCACGATTCATCTGTGATGGCTCAATTAGGTACGCCTGATATGCGTGTGCCGATTCAGTATGCATTAACTTATCCTGACAGACTTATTAGATCAGGTAAGAGATTGGATTTAGTCGAAATGGGTAAGCTTCATTTTGAAGAGATGGATTTAAATCGTTTCCGCTGCCTTGCCTTTGCCTATGAAGCAGGACGGATCGGCGGCAGTATGACGACGGTACTAAATGCTGCAAATGAAGCGGCTGTTTCCATGTTCCTGGAAAACAAGATATCTTTCCTGGATATTGAAGCATATATTGAGAAGGCTATGTCTACTCATCAAGTGATACATAGACCCGATCTTGAAACCATACATGAGATTGATAAACAGACTCGACAACTCGTTTCAAGCTGGTTGTAG
- the frr gene encoding ribosome recycling factor produces the protein MPNTIITNAKERMTKAIQTFSRELASIRAGRANASLLDKITVDYYGAPTPVNQLAGISIPEARMLVIQPYDKSALGDIEKAIMKSDLGITPTSDGNIIRIVVPALTEERRKELVKLVKKEAEDAKVAIRNIRRDANDELKKKEKSGDITEDDLRGYSDDVQKATDESIVKIDAIAKDKEQEMLEV, from the coding sequence ATGCCAAATACGATCATAACAAACGCAAAAGAAAGAATGACAAAAGCTATTCAAACATTTTCTCGTGAGTTAGCAAGCATCCGTGCAGGAAGAGCAAACGCATCACTACTTGATAAGATTACAGTTGATTACTATGGTGCACCGACACCTGTTAACCAATTAGCAGGTATTTCAATTCCGGAGGCTCGTATGCTTGTCATCCAGCCTTATGATAAATCAGCTTTAGGTGATATTGAAAAGGCGATAATGAAATCAGACTTGGGAATTACACCTACAAGTGACGGGAACATTATCCGGATCGTTGTTCCTGCATTAACGGAAGAACGTCGTAAAGAACTTGTGAAGCTTGTGAAAAAAGAAGCTGAAGATGCAAAAGTGGCGATCCGTAATATTCGTCGTGATGCAAATGATGAACTTAAGAAGAAAGAGAAAAGCGGGGACATTACAGAAGATGACCTTCGTGGATATTCTGATGATGTTCAGAAAGCAACAGATGAAAGCATTGTCAAGATTGATGCTATTGCAAAAGATAAAGAACAAGAAATGTTAGAAGTATAA
- a CDS encoding isoprenyl transferase: MLNKLKQWKRQQTSEEVDDRFQELVKHPIPGHIAIIMDGNGRWAKKRALPRVAGHHEGMKCVRRITKLANELGVEALTLYAFSTENWKRPKMEVEFLMKLPEEFLGTFLPELVEENVQVKMMGSPDALPNHTKRAVTKAMEATENNDGLILNFALNYGSRTEIIDSMKHVLKDVQNGILDENELNEEVFSSYLMTKDLKDPDLLIRTSGEIRLSNFMLWQLAYTEFFFTDVLWPDFGKEHLIEAIEAYQGRSRRFGGLQSEES; the protein is encoded by the coding sequence ATGCTAAACAAGCTTAAGCAATGGAAAAGACAGCAAACTTCCGAAGAAGTGGATGATCGATTTCAAGAATTGGTAAAACACCCGATTCCGGGTCATATAGCTATCATTATGGATGGTAATGGTCGGTGGGCAAAAAAAAGAGCCTTACCTAGAGTCGCTGGACATCATGAAGGCATGAAATGTGTCAGAAGAATAACGAAATTGGCAAACGAATTAGGTGTAGAAGCTTTAACTCTCTATGCTTTTTCAACTGAGAATTGGAAACGTCCAAAAATGGAAGTTGAGTTTCTTATGAAGTTGCCAGAAGAATTTTTAGGAACCTTTCTACCTGAATTAGTAGAAGAAAACGTTCAGGTGAAAATGATGGGTTCTCCTGATGCCTTGCCGAACCACACCAAGAGAGCCGTCACTAAGGCGATGGAAGCTACGGAGAATAATGACGGTCTGATATTAAACTTTGCTTTAAATTATGGCAGCCGCACAGAAATTATTGATTCTATGAAGCATGTCTTAAAAGATGTTCAGAATGGAATACTAGATGAGAACGAATTGAATGAAGAAGTGTTTTCAAGTTACTTGATGACGAAAGATTTAAAAGATCCAGACCTGCTTATTCGAACGAGTGGAGAAATCCGCTTAAGTAACTTTATGCTTTGGCAATTAGCTTATACAGAGTTCTTTTTTACAGACGTACTGTGGCCGGATTTTGGCAAGGAACATTTAATAGAAGCAATTGAAGCATATCAAGGTCGTTCAAGAAGATTTGGTGGGTTACAAAGCGAGGAATCCTAA
- the pyrH gene encoding UMP kinase, with protein MSVPKYKRVVLKLSGEALAGDDGFGINPSVIKNVAEEVKEIAELDVEVAVVVGGGNIWRGKIGSEMGMDRASADYMGMLATVMNSLALQDSLEQIGIETRVQTSIDMRQVAEPYIRRRAIRHLEKKRVVIFAAGTGNPYFSTDTTAALRAAEIEAEVILMAKNNVDGVYSADPKKDETAVKYEELSYLDVLKEGLAVMDSTASSLCMDNDIPLIVFSIMEDGNIKRAITGENIGTIVRGKA; from the coding sequence ATGAGCGTTCCTAAATACAAACGTGTCGTTCTGAAACTTAGTGGAGAAGCATTAGCAGGTGATGATGGCTTCGGAATTAACCCTTCTGTCATTAAAAATGTAGCAGAAGAAGTAAAAGAAATTGCTGAACTTGATGTTGAAGTTGCAGTTGTCGTTGGCGGAGGTAATATCTGGCGTGGTAAGATAGGTAGTGAGATGGGAATGGATCGTGCATCTGCTGACTATATGGGGATGCTGGCTACCGTTATGAATTCTTTGGCACTTCAAGACAGCCTAGAGCAAATTGGCATCGAAACAAGAGTTCAAACTTCAATTGATATGCGTCAAGTGGCAGAGCCTTATATCAGACGCAGAGCCATCCGTCACTTGGAGAAGAAACGTGTTGTGATTTTTGCAGCAGGTACCGGAAATCCTTACTTCTCAACCGACACTACTGCGGCACTTAGAGCAGCTGAAATCGAAGCAGAAGTCATCCTGATGGCTAAAAACAACGTAGATGGTGTATATTCAGCAGATCCTAAGAAGGACGAGACGGCTGTTAAATATGAAGAACTTTCCTATTTAGATGTTCTGAAAGAAGGTTTGGCTGTAATGGATTCAACAGCTTCTTCTCTTTGTATGGACAATGATATTCCACTTATTGTATTCTCTATTATGGAGGATGGGAATATTAAGAGAGCCATCACAGGTGAGAATATAGGTACAATCGTTAGGGGGAAAGCATAA
- the tsf gene encoding translation elongation factor Ts, with amino-acid sequence MAITAQMVKELREKTGAGMMDCKKALTETGGDMDKAIDFLREKGIAKAAKKADRIAAEGTTYIASEGNTAIIFEVNAETDFVAKNENFQSLVKELADHLLANKPASVEDALEQKMANGSTVSEFINAAIAKIGEKITLRRFEIRTKGDDAAFGEYLHMGGRIAVLTVVEGTTDANVAKDVAMHAAALNPKYVSRDQVSAEEVEREREVLKQQALNEGKPENIVEKMVEGRIGKYFEDICILDQTFVKNPDQKVRQYLEANKATLTDFIRYEVGEGLEKRQDNFAEEVMSQVKK; translated from the coding sequence ATGGCAATTACTGCACAAATGGTTAAAGAACTTCGTGAAAAAACTGGCGCTGGAATGATGGATTGTAAAAAAGCGTTAACAGAAACTGGCGGAGATATGGACAAAGCAATTGACTTCTTACGTGAAAAAGGAATTGCGAAAGCAGCTAAAAAAGCTGATCGTATTGCAGCCGAAGGTACTACTTACATTGCAAGTGAAGGGAATACTGCTATCATTTTCGAAGTGAACGCAGAAACTGATTTCGTTGCGAAAAACGAAAACTTCCAAAGCCTTGTTAAAGAATTAGCTGATCACTTACTAGCTAACAAACCGGCTTCTGTTGAAGATGCTCTAGAACAAAAAATGGCAAATGGTTCAACTGTAAGTGAATTCATCAATGCCGCTATCGCTAAAATCGGAGAAAAAATCACTCTGCGTCGTTTTGAAATCCGTACTAAAGGTGATGACGCTGCATTCGGTGAATACCTGCACATGGGTGGCCGTATTGCTGTTCTGACTGTAGTCGAAGGTACTACTGATGCAAATGTAGCGAAAGATGTTGCTATGCATGCTGCAGCATTAAATCCTAAGTATGTATCACGTGACCAGGTTTCTGCTGAAGAAGTAGAACGAGAGCGTGAAGTACTTAAGCAACAAGCATTAAATGAAGGAAAGCCTGAAAACATCGTAGAAAAAATGGTTGAAGGCCGCATTGGGAAATACTTCGAAGATATCTGTATCCTGGATCAGACATTCGTTAAGAATCCAGATCAAAAGGTACGTCAATACCTTGAAGCGAATAAAGCTACTTTAACTGATTTCATCCGTTACGAAGTAGGGGAAGGTCTTGAAAAACGTCAAGACAACTTCGCTGAAGAGGTAATGAGTCAAGTTAAGAAATAA
- a CDS encoding proline--tRNA ligase: MKQRNTFIPTLRETPADAEIKSHQLLLRAGFIRQNASGIYSFLPLGNKVLKKVEEIVREELDAAGAVEMLMPALQPSELWKESGRWGTYGPELMRMHDRHDREFALGATHEEVITSLVRDEIKSYKRLPLTMYQIQTKFRDEKRPRFGLLRGREFIMKDAYSFHSSFESLDQTYDALFQAYSNIFSRCGLNFRAVIADSGAMGGKDTHEFMVLSEVGEDTIAYSDNSDYAANIEMAEVVDSYTQSAEDMLELEKVSTPESKSIEEVSSFLSIEKAQCVKSLLFKVDDDYVLVLSRGDHEINDIKVKNLLNASVVELASAEETQELIGCEIGSIGPCSLDKEVKIVADQAVKYIRNGVAGANEAGYHFTNVNPERDFEVSQYADLRFIQEGDPSPDGNGTIVFAKGIEVGHVFKLGTRYSDALGSAFLDENGRSQSIIMGCYGIGVSRTLAAVAEQYNDDNGLVWPTNLSPYDLHLIPINMKDEAQATLANELYDTFIENRYDVLMDDRAERPGVKFADSDLIGLPIRITVGKKAGEGIVEVKVRRTGEMLEVHKGELLPKLQELYKTLS, translated from the coding sequence ATGAAGCAACGTAATACATTCATCCCCACTTTAAGAGAAACACCAGCTGATGCAGAAATTAAGAGTCATCAGCTTCTCTTGAGAGCAGGATTCATAAGACAAAATGCAAGTGGTATTTATAGCTTTTTACCATTAGGAAATAAAGTGTTGAAAAAAGTGGAAGAGATTGTTCGTGAAGAATTAGATGCAGCAGGTGCTGTTGAAATGCTCATGCCTGCCTTGCAACCTTCCGAGCTCTGGAAAGAATCGGGGCGCTGGGGAACGTATGGTCCTGAATTAATGAGGATGCATGATCGACATGATCGTGAATTTGCCCTTGGAGCTACACATGAGGAAGTGATTACAAGTTTAGTAAGGGACGAAATCAAATCATATAAACGTCTACCTCTCACGATGTATCAAATTCAAACTAAATTCCGTGATGAAAAGCGTCCGCGTTTTGGACTCCTTAGAGGAAGGGAATTCATTATGAAAGATGCCTATTCATTCCATTCTTCTTTTGAAAGCCTGGATCAAACATACGATGCATTATTTCAGGCGTATTCAAATATATTCAGCCGATGCGGGCTGAATTTCAGGGCAGTCATCGCTGACTCTGGAGCGATGGGCGGTAAGGATACACATGAATTCATGGTGTTATCTGAAGTCGGCGAAGATACGATTGCATACTCCGATAATTCCGATTATGCAGCGAATATCGAAATGGCTGAAGTAGTGGATTCCTATACTCAATCTGCCGAAGATATGCTTGAATTAGAAAAGGTATCAACACCAGAGAGTAAATCGATAGAAGAAGTTTCCTCTTTCCTATCTATTGAGAAAGCTCAATGTGTGAAGTCGCTACTATTTAAGGTAGATGATGATTATGTACTGGTATTATCCCGTGGTGATCACGAAATTAACGATATCAAAGTGAAGAACCTTCTAAATGCAAGTGTAGTTGAATTGGCATCAGCCGAAGAAACGCAAGAGCTCATCGGATGTGAAATCGGATCAATTGGCCCTTGTTCATTAGATAAAGAAGTGAAAATCGTTGCTGATCAAGCGGTTAAATACATTCGAAACGGTGTAGCAGGAGCAAACGAAGCAGGATACCATTTCACAAACGTGAACCCTGAACGTGATTTTGAGGTTTCTCAATATGCAGATCTCCGCTTCATTCAAGAAGGTGACCCTTCACCTGACGGAAATGGTACGATCGTTTTCGCAAAAGGAATCGAAGTGGGACATGTATTCAAACTGGGGACAAGATACTCAGATGCATTGGGAAGTGCATTCTTAGATGAAAATGGCCGATCTCAGTCGATCATCATGGGTTGTTACGGAATAGGTGTCTCTCGTACCCTTGCAGCAGTTGCAGAGCAATATAATGATGACAATGGTCTGGTATGGCCAACGAATCTTTCACCATATGACCTTCATTTAATTCCGATTAATATGAAGGATGAAGCCCAGGCTACACTTGCAAACGAACTATATGACACATTTATAGAAAATCGTTATGATGTATTAATGGATGACCGTGCTGAGCGTCCAGGTGTTAAATTCGCTGACTCTGATCTGATTGGACTTCCAATTCGTATAACGGTCGGGAAGAAAGCAGGGGAAGGCATCGTTGAAGTGAAAGTAAGAAGAACAGGTGAGATGCTGGAAGTTCATAAGGGCGAGCTTCTACCAAAACTGCAAGAACTATACAAGACTCTTTCTTAA
- the rpsB gene encoding 30S ribosomal protein S2, with product MSVISMKQLLEAGVHFGHQTRRWNPKMKRYIFTERNGIYIIDLQKTVKKVEEAYNFVKELAGNGGKVLFVGTKKQAQESVKEEAERAGMYYINQRWLGGTLTNFETIQKRISRLKEIEKMEEDGTFEVLPKKEVVQLKKEHERLVKFLGGIKDMNTLPDALFIIDPRKERIAVAEARKLHIPIVGIVDTNCDPDEIDVVIPANDDAIRAVKLLTGKMADAILEAKQGEEAAVAAE from the coding sequence ATGTCAGTAATTTCTATGAAACAGTTGCTAGAAGCTGGTGTACATTTCGGACACCAAACTCGCCGTTGGAACCCAAAAATGAAGAGATATATCTTCACTGAGCGTAACGGTATCTACATCATCGACCTTCAAAAAACAGTAAAAAAGGTTGAAGAAGCGTATAACTTCGTGAAAGAATTAGCTGGTAACGGCGGTAAAGTTCTTTTCGTTGGTACGAAAAAACAAGCACAAGAGTCTGTTAAAGAAGAAGCAGAACGTGCTGGTATGTACTACATCAACCAACGTTGGTTAGGTGGAACACTTACTAACTTCGAAACAATCCAAAAGCGTATTTCACGTCTTAAAGAAATTGAAAAAATGGAAGAAGACGGAACATTTGAAGTACTACCTAAGAAAGAAGTAGTACAACTTAAAAAAGAACATGAGCGCTTAGTGAAATTCTTAGGCGGAATCAAAGATATGAACACGCTACCTGATGCATTATTCATCATCGACCCTCGTAAAGAGCGTATTGCTGTAGCTGAAGCTCGTAAACTTCATATCCCTATCGTGGGTATTGTAGATACTAACTGTGATCCGGATGAAATCGATGTTGTCATTCCTGCGAATGATGATGCAATCCGTGCAGTTAAGCTTCTTACAGGTAAAATGGCAGATGCCATTTTAGAAGCTAAGCAAGGTGAAGAAGCAGCTGTAGCAGCTGAGTAA
- a CDS encoding FliA/WhiG family RNA polymerase sigma factor, with product MSQQPPRTDEQLYWEKWINSRDTQAGDMLVKKYMPLVSYHVQRISVGLPRNVSREDIKSLGLMGLLDALQKFDPTRDLKFDTYASFRVRGAILDGLRKEDWLPRSTRDRAKKIEAKTVELEQILLRHVTAEEVAASLELAPEEVYQTTNEHFFANVLSMDEQLTDEDHDSQSYSIKDDKTITPEEEVLKGERVTELEKTILTLSDKEQLVLSLFYKEELTLTEIGEVMKLSTSRISQIHSKAIFKLRNLLGS from the coding sequence ATGTCTCAGCAACCCCCTCGAACAGATGAACAACTATATTGGGAGAAATGGATTAATAGTCGTGATACCCAAGCAGGTGACATGCTAGTGAAAAAATACATGCCCCTTGTGTCGTATCATGTTCAAAGAATTTCCGTTGGGCTGCCAAGAAACGTCTCGAGAGAAGATATAAAGAGTCTTGGGTTGATGGGTTTACTGGATGCACTTCAGAAGTTTGATCCAACAAGAGATCTAAAGTTCGATACATATGCTTCGTTCAGAGTCCGGGGAGCCATTCTCGACGGACTGAGAAAAGAAGACTGGCTACCAAGATCAACAAGAGACAGGGCGAAAAAAATCGAAGCCAAAACAGTAGAGCTGGAACAAATTTTATTACGCCACGTGACCGCCGAGGAAGTAGCAGCCTCATTAGAGCTGGCTCCTGAGGAAGTATATCAAACCACCAATGAACATTTCTTTGCCAATGTCCTTTCCATGGATGAGCAACTAACCGATGAAGATCATGACTCTCAAAGCTATTCTATTAAAGATGATAAGACGATCACACCTGAGGAAGAAGTGCTGAAAGGTGAAAGGGTAACAGAGTTAGAGAAAACGATTCTAACGCTTTCTGATAAAGAACAGCTTGTGTTAAGCTTATTTTATAAAGAGGAATTAACTTTGACGGAAATCGGTGAAGTCATGAAACTGTCTACTTCACGGATTTCACAAATACATTCCAAGGCCATTTTTAAACTGCGCAATTTATTAGGCTCTTGA
- the rseP gene encoding RIP metalloprotease RseP yields MQTVIAFVVIFGALVFFHELGHLIFAKRAGILCREFAIGFGPKVFSYKKDETTYTIRLLPLGGFVRMAGEDPEMVELKAGHRVGLVLGQDEKIKKIVLNNKDRYPNIRVIEVEEADLEHRLHIRGYEEDEEELKTFLISKDAVFIEDGVETQIAPWDRQFASKSLPQRAMAIFAGPLFNFILAFFIFILVGLLQGVPTNDPVLGELTEDGAAKEAGLQKNDVILSIDGKEISTWDDIVTIIQKHPGDELRFNVDRNGSNTEIPVTPKPQEIEGEEIGIIGVHSPVEKSPLKVVTNSAQQTYEWTKMIFVLLGKLVSGEFSIDALSGPVGIYQSTDVVAKSGIFYLMRWAAILSINLGIMNLLPIPALDGGRLLFFAVEAVRGKPVDRQMEGMVHFVGFALLMVLMLVVTWNDIQRFFL; encoded by the coding sequence TTGCAAACGGTGATTGCCTTTGTTGTTATTTTTGGAGCTTTAGTATTTTTTCATGAGCTTGGACATTTGATTTTCGCGAAGCGTGCAGGCATTCTATGCCGTGAATTCGCAATAGGGTTTGGTCCTAAAGTGTTTTCATACAAAAAGGATGAAACAACCTACACGATTCGTTTATTGCCTCTTGGCGGCTTTGTCCGAATGGCCGGGGAAGATCCGGAAATGGTTGAGCTAAAGGCCGGGCATCGGGTTGGTCTTGTACTCGGTCAGGATGAAAAAATTAAAAAAATTGTCTTAAATAACAAAGATCGCTATCCGAACATTCGTGTCATTGAGGTAGAAGAAGCGGATTTAGAGCACAGACTGCATATTCGTGGATACGAAGAAGACGAGGAGGAACTGAAAACCTTTTTGATCTCCAAGGACGCCGTATTCATTGAAGATGGTGTCGAGACACAAATCGCTCCCTGGGATCGACAATTTGCATCTAAGTCACTACCCCAACGGGCTATGGCCATTTTTGCGGGGCCGCTATTTAACTTTATTTTAGCCTTCTTCATTTTCATCCTTGTAGGCTTATTGCAAGGGGTGCCTACGAATGATCCTGTTCTTGGCGAACTCACAGAAGATGGGGCAGCAAAAGAAGCCGGCCTTCAGAAAAATGACGTGATTTTAAGTATAGACGGTAAAGAGATTTCGACATGGGATGATATTGTCACCATCATACAGAAGCACCCAGGCGATGAGCTGAGATTTAATGTTGATCGTAACGGCTCAAACACAGAGATTCCAGTCACCCCAAAACCTCAAGAAATAGAAGGGGAAGAAATTGGGATCATTGGTGTTCATAGTCCTGTTGAAAAGTCACCTCTCAAAGTGGTGACCAATAGTGCACAGCAAACCTATGAATGGACCAAAATGATTTTTGTTCTATTAGGAAAGCTTGTGTCCGGTGAGTTCTCAATCGATGCATTATCAGGGCCGGTCGGAATCTACCAGTCAACTGATGTTGTTGCTAAATCGGGTATATTCTACCTGATGAGATGGGCAGCCATCTTAAGTATCAACCTGGGAATTATGAACCTTCTGCCAATTCCTGCCCTTGACGGAGGCAGACTCCTGTTCTTTGCAGTTGAAGCGGTCAGAGGGAAGCCGGTGGATCGCCAAATGGAAGGTATGGTCCATTTTGTCGGGTTTGCCCTTCTCATGGTTCTCATGCTCGTTGTTACATGGAACGACATTCAAAGATTTTTCTTATAA
- a CDS encoding phosphatidate cytidylyltransferase yields MKQRIITAVIAAAIFLPIIIFGETPFIILMYLIASISLYEALKMRGQWIFTIPGLLSLALLWVFLIPTDAIGILADFGYSKIEMAFLAVLLFLTYTVATKNRYTFDDVSFALLSILYVGIGFYYFMEIRLDEGVQFVFYALFIIWATDSGAYFIGRAMGKKKLWPQISPNKTIEGFVGGIICAIVVGVIMTFFTDLDMSIPKLIIVTAILSVFGQVGDLVESALKRHYKVKDSGHLLPGHGGMLDRFDSLLFVFPLLHFLL; encoded by the coding sequence ATGAAACAAAGAATTATTACAGCAGTGATAGCTGCAGCGATATTTTTGCCAATCATCATTTTTGGAGAAACACCATTTATTATTTTGATGTATCTTATTGCTTCCATCAGTTTATATGAAGCATTAAAGATGAGAGGGCAATGGATTTTTACCATTCCCGGATTATTATCTTTGGCCCTGTTGTGGGTATTTTTGATCCCAACCGATGCTATCGGGATCTTAGCGGATTTTGGCTATTCCAAGATCGAAATGGCCTTTCTTGCCGTGCTACTCTTCTTAACATATACAGTAGCAACTAAGAACCGTTATACATTCGACGATGTGTCATTTGCTTTGTTAAGCATTTTATATGTAGGAATTGGTTTCTATTACTTTATGGAGATCCGTTTGGATGAAGGAGTACAGTTTGTTTTCTACGCTTTATTTATCATATGGGCAACAGACTCAGGAGCTTACTTCATCGGAAGGGCAATGGGGAAAAAGAAGCTATGGCCACAAATCAGTCCGAATAAAACCATCGAAGGTTTTGTTGGCGGGATTATTTGTGCCATCGTAGTTGGAGTTATCATGACGTTTTTCACTGACCTTGATATGTCCATTCCTAAACTCATTATCGTGACTGCTATTCTATCTGTCTTTGGACAAGTTGGAGACCTGGTCGAATCAGCTTTGAAAAGACATTACAAAGTAAAAGATTCCGGGCATTTATTACCGGGACATGGTGGAATGCTGGATCGTTTTGATAGTTTATTATTTGTGTTTCCCCTTCTTCACTTTCTTTTATAA